The window GAGGTATACTTATGCATCTGCATTAGGATATGGCCCAAGAGATGCTAGACGAGATCCCTGTTACTAATCGAGGATGGCACACTTGAGAGACTAATAGAGAAACCATTACATATGCTATTAGAGTTGATAATGACTATAGAGCTAGTGATAATATGGTAGTACAAGAGATTGCATAACTTAGAACTGATATTGGGCTgctttcaaaataatttacagCAACGATGGCTAAAAAGATAAATGTatttagggaacaaggatctacttccaaagcttatgagtctGATGTAGATGAGGAAGTAAAGTATTTGGATTGATAAGTGGTGGGTTTCTGAGCCAAcgggcaaggaaaccaaggtcagaactactatgGTGATAGGTACCAAGACAAGTGCAAAGAATGAAATGGTGATTGGAGGTGCAAATATGACTACAAAGAGAAAAGTAACAAATATGTTTGACCAGATAGCCGAGATACCAAGTCTAGAATAAAAGATATGTTGTCGAAATTAGTAAAAGGCCAAAAAAGTTAAGAGAGAtttcttaaggagattaagacaGACCTATTAGGGTTGAATCAGAAATTTGAGTCACAGGCCACCACAATGAAACAACTAGAGCAGTAGTTAGACCAAATGTTAGCCACGTTGAATCAATGGCAGCCTGATACTCTTTCTAGTAATACAGTGCAAAAACCAAAGAATGGTAGTCAttgccatgccattaccactcggaGTAGTAAGACCACCATATATCCACCTATTCCCACTGTAAGTAGGCCAAAGAATAATGATGATCATGCTGATATTGATGAAGCACCTAAAGTTAAAGCTGAGAGATCATCAGATGTTAAGAGTAGTAGTAAGAAGGATAAAGGTAACGGTAAGGTTTATGAACCTATTTTAGAGACTATTCCAAGACCTCCCATCTTTTCCTTAGAGATTGAAAAAGAATCAGGAAGAGGGCAAATATCAGAAGTTCCTATCTATGTTAAAGGAGTTGTATGTGAACATACCATATGTAGAGGCATTGGAGCAGATGCTTGGTTATACAAATTTATGAAAGACCTAGTTACTATAAAAAGAGTGAGTTATGAACCCACTGACAATGTTCATCACTGCAGTGTTGTTGTCTCTAGATTgttggtagagaagaaggagaaccATGGAGCCTTTACTATTCTATACACTATTGGGTCATTCAATTTATCTCAAGCTTTATGAGATCTAGGAGCAAGTATTAATCGTATATCACTAGCCGTGTTTAAAAAGTTGAGGTTAGAAGCACCTAAAATAATATCGATGAGATTGTTGATGGTTGATCATACTGTGAAAAAACTGGTTGGTATTCtgtgtgatatgttggtgaaGGTGGTATTCTTCTTCTTTCCAACTGATTTTTTTATACTTGTttgtgaggtggacttccaaGTTCCTATCATCTTAGACAGACCCTTCCTAGATATAGGTAGGGCATTAGTTGATATAGAGTTAGGACAAATGAGGCTCAGACCCAATGATAAATAGGTAATATTCAATGTATGCCAGTCAATGTGGCAATTGTATGATATAAGAGTTATGTTGGTGATAGACACCATTGATGAAGAATTTGATGTAGTGACTATTCTAATTGAAGAGAGGCTTGGTGTTAAGGCACTAGCAATAGTGATTATGAATCTTGATAGTAATAGAATAAAGGAATATGATGATATGGTTGGAGATTTATATGGGAGAGGTTCATATACTTATGTTCCAAAAAGCTTGATCTAGATTTGAAGAATTGAACCACTCCTCCCGCTCGTCCGTCAATTGAACAACCACAAGTTTTGGAGTTGAAGGCCCCCCCATCCTATTTGCACTATGATTTTTTGGGGGCCAATAACACATTAGAAATGATTATTGTGTAGATTTAATAGACATTGACgtagattcatttttttttgttacaGAAGTTCAAATGAGCTATAGGATGGACTATTATAGATTTTATGGGTTTTCCACCAGGAATCTGTACTCACAAAATCCAACTTGAACTGGACTACATTTTGAGTATAGAGGATCAACTATGATTGAATCCTCCTGTGcaggaggtggtaaagaaagaaaacattAAGTGGGTGGATGCTAGTGTTGTTTATCCCATTGCTGATAGCAAGTGGGTAAGTCTTGTTCAATGTATCCCCAAAAAAGTGGTATTATAGTAGTgccaaataaaaagaatgagcTCTTGTTAATGAGACCAGTCATAGGCTAGAGAGTGTGCATGGAGTACAGGAAGTTGAACACATGGACCCAAAGGGACCACTTCCCAGTGCCCTTCATGGACCAGATGATGGATAGACTTAAGGTAAGAGGCTGGTATTGTGATATAAATGGCTATTCAGGGTACAATCAGGTCATAATTTCTCCCCAGTATTAGGAGTAGACAACCTTTACCTACCCATATAGGACCTTTGAATTCAAGAgaattccatttgggttgtgcaaTCCTCTAGCCACATTTCAGAGATGCATAATGTTTATTTTCTATGACATGGTAGAAGACGCCATTGAGGtaattatggatgatttttctatagttggtgattcttttgatgactgccTGATTCACTTGGCAAATGCTCTATGGTGATGTGAaaaatgcaacttggtacttaactGGGAAAAGTGCTACTTTATGGTAAAAAAAGTAATTGTGCTTGGGCACAAAATCTTGAAAAGAGGCATAGGGGTTGACAAGGCAAAGATTGAAGTGATGGATAAGTTTCCACCTCCAATTCTAGTCAAAGAAATTCAAATCGTTTTAGGCCATACTGGTTTTTACAggcgattcatcaaggatttctcgaAGATTGCTAACACTTTATGCAAGCTTCTAGAGAAAGAtgtgaaatttgattttgatgaggcATGTCTAAAATCTTTTGAGTTCTTGAAGGAACGGCTAGTGTCAGCTCCTATCATAGTGTCCCTTGATTAGTCTatgccatttgagatcatgtgtgatgtgAGTGGTGTGGCCTTTGATGTTGTCCTGGTCCTAAGGTGAGAAAAGATTATGAACCCTATACATTATGCTAGCAATGCATTAAACCCTGCTCAGAAGAGTTATACTGTGATTGAACAAGAGCTACTAGCAGTGGTTTTttcctttgagaaattttggtcttatC of the Capsicum annuum cultivar UCD-10X-F1 chromosome 11, UCD10Xv1.1, whole genome shotgun sequence genome contains:
- the LOC124888914 gene encoding uncharacterized protein LOC124888914; its protein translation is MLATLNQWQPDTLSSNTVQKPKNGSHCHAITTRSSKTTIYPPIPTVSRPKNNDDHADIDEAPKVKAERSSDVKSSSKKDKDTIDEEFDVVTILIEERLGVKALAIVIMNLDSNRIKEYDDMEVVKKENIKWVDASVVYPIADSKWCYFMVKKVIVLGHKILKRGIGVDKAKIEVMDKFPPPILVKEIQIVLGHTGFYRRFIKDFSKIANTLCKLLEKDVKFDFDEACLKSFEFLKERLVSAPIIVSLD